The following are from one region of the Populus trichocarpa isolate Nisqually-1 chromosome 8, P.trichocarpa_v4.1, whole genome shotgun sequence genome:
- the LOC7494921 gene encoding zinc finger protein ZAT5, with the protein MEASEEVTTRVAKGKRTKRLRVQSAIPFGLTTDSSSGDGGTNWSPTTSIDEFQDSTEEEEDMANCLILLAKGHSRDFPKQQQHHHHRDHDHDHDSRGGVYTAKFNSRKFLETANSTGSGRVGYYVYECKTCSRTFPSFQALGGHRASHKKPKAIHNDEKKQNLSISSDEEDGHYKNVSSLSLQLSENNTNRGTYSNHNKGKIHECSVCGAVFTSGQALGGHMRRHRGPLVSSTTTLSLTPMTIESEEPKRARNVLSLDLDLNLPAPEDDKFAFASKQQQKQQQQKQQNTSLVFTSPALVDCHY; encoded by the coding sequence ATGGAGGCCTCAGAGGAAGTCACGACCCGTGTTGCGAAAGGGAAGAGAACAAAGCGGTTAAGGGTTCAATCGGCAATCCCTTTTGGCTTAACAACTGATTCATCAAGCGGAGATGGTGGTACCAATTGGTCACCAACAACTTCCATCGATGAATTTCAAGATAGcactgaagaagaagaagacatggcCAATTGTCTTATCCTACTTGCCAAAGGCCATTCAAGAGATTtcccaaaacaacaacaacatcatcatcatcgagatcatgatcatgatcatgattCAAGAGGAGGGGTTTACACCGCCAAATTCAATAGTAGAAAATTCCTAGAAACCGCTAATTCCACAGGTTCTGGCAGGGTTGGTTACTATGTTTATGAGTGCAAAACATGTAGCCGAACATTTCCATCTTTTCAAGCATTAGGTGGACATAGGGCTAGTCATAAGAAGCCCAAGGCAATCCACAATGATGAGAAGAAGCAAAATCTTTCGATATCTTCTGATGAAGAAGATGGACACTACAAGAATGTTTCATCTCTTTCTCTTCAATTGAGTGAAAACAATACTAATAGAGGTACGTACAGCAATCACAATAAAGGCAAGATTCATGAGTGCTCAGTTTGTGGTGCGGTGTTTACATCAGGACAGGCCTTGGGTGGTCATATGCGGCGGCACCGGGGTCCTCTTGTGTCTAGTACCACAACCTTGTCATTAACACCAATGACTATAGAATCTGAGGAACCCAAGAGAGCAAGAAACGTACTTTCTTTGGATTTGGATCTCAATCTTCCAGCCCCAGAAGATGATAAATTTGCCTTTGCTTccaagcaacaacaaaaacagcagcagcagaagcAACAAAACACATCTCTTGTCTTCACCAGCCCGGCTCTGGTGGATTGTCATTACTGA